The sequence below is a genomic window from Dermacentor andersoni chromosome 6, qqDerAnde1_hic_scaffold, whole genome shotgun sequence.
CCTCCTTCTTTTCCGCTCATTCTGGAACTGggtttttctttcattatttttatttcccTCGTTTTAGGCTTATCACTATTTAATGAGACACTCAGAAGAACACGTAGACGTTCATCGGCACACAAAGCTCTGCAGGTGCTATAGCGTTTCTTAATATCATGGTGCCCGTGCGATTGCCTTTGACCACACGACACTTTAAATTTAAAATAGTTAATGGTGGTGGAACGAGAGAAACCGCTGGAGCTAACGCTTCCACAATGGGGCTTTCCTTTGTCTGGAGGAAGACAAGTTCCCTTGTCGGAACATTGGCTCCAACCTGAGGGTACCCCTTTGTTCAACCAGTGTCGATCACTTAGAGACCCATCTTCCTGTGATCCTCATAGTACAGGTACTGCAACGGTCATCCCAACACAACACACATTCTCTGGGAACGCGCACCCGGACTtccatcatcatcaacctatgtTTATGTCCACTTCCAGGGCGAAGGCgcctcccagcgatctccaattatacGTCTGTATACGCTAGCTGATCCCAAGTTATGCCTGCATATTTCCTCACGACAtctaattctctgccgtcctcgcaTGCACTTCCCTTCCTTTGGCGCTCATTTTGTAACTTTAATAAACGCCAAAAGACTTGAATAGTAACAAATAATCTTGAAAataagttaaggactgcgcaatgATCGAACGAcgaaatgaaaaatattaggcgtaacaTTGAGAGACAAGAACACAGCAGTGTcaattagagagcaaacgggaggAGCCGATATAGCtgaattaagagaaaaaaaaaattcaaggacgcttaaacttcgcctttaagagtggaacgcgatagcgttcaaagatccccgactgttTCTCACgcatcccggcaactgcagcttatgtaaccgtaatgtttgccgggaaacgctggcgatGGACgcgatgcacgaaggcgagctttctggtagaaacgcggcctcttgcgtgggccgatcccggaggtggtgcacagccgcgccaaaaagaTACGAGTACATCACTTTCAGATTTGTGTTATATTttggcacttttaatatttaggtctgagaagatttaacataaaatgcatgcgctgtcggtgtttggttatgcatgacatttgtttgtgggctgtcattctcaaaattcagaggaataactttgtcaaaaaTGTGAGGTATGAGCAACTTCGGTGATAAAAGGGTGTGGCAACATAACCCGCATGTACCGCATGTCATAGAGCAAGACTTCTACCTACATAGACTTAAATACGTACgcaaattttcgctcacggacaactccgcctaCGCCCGCGACGACACCGGAcattctgcgacatggggcccctAACGCCATCACGTTAAAatcgagctgggcaggccatgcaactCGTAAGGCGCGCAGATAAGCGACATTCATGTGTACATACATCCACCGCCGAATCGGGCCACACTCACTTGATAGCAACAGTACCTGGCCACTTACATCGAATCGGCAACGATGCAAGCGACCAACGAGTTTCTGAACCGTGGGGCTTGATCATTACCATAACCGTGATTATATCCAATAAAGTATTGTTTGCTCTTGTTTGGCTTTAAAACTTAAAGAATTTGAATTGCGCggcttaaaaatatatatattatggggttttacgtgccaaagccactatcGGATTGTGAGCCACgcagtagtgggagactccggattaatttggaccaaccggggttcttcaacgtgcacctaaatctaagtacaccggtgttctcgcatttcacctccatcgaaacgTGGCTTAACGGCCCGTAAACAACAAAATGGGTTGTGAGGGAGGCCGTGgtggtggagggctccggattaactgCGACtactgggggttctttaacgtacacccaagTAACGGTACGCGAACGTTCTTGCCCTGCCGCCGCAGCCGcgaatcgaacccgtgaccatGTGTTCAGCAGCTTGCGAAATCTCCTGTGACGACAGGTCTGAACGACTTCAGTGATCGGATGCCCCTCCATAGTTGAGACAATAATTTTCTTTATGACTAGTGCGCATCGAACAGACGGCCTCTTTATTCCGATTTCATTGGTTTTTACAAGAAGTTAATTGCCGGTATATGACTAACATGCGGCCCCACTATTAACTCTCACTCACTGTCCATTTCCTTTGCGATTATATACGGTCAGGAGGCCGGTCTTAATAATGCATAGACTATTCTGACTGGCCCCCTCACTGTAGTGCCATCAAGAAATATAGCATTCATTTGTCTGGTCCTCTAATACTGTCTTTTGGTGGCGCGCTAATCATGTGTTCGATCACAGAAACATTTTATCAGAAGTCCGGTACTATCTTATTGAAACCTATCGATTACCTTACTGAGTTGATTATTCTTGTTTTCtgttgtcgtcatcgtcgtcgtctctcTCATTTGTATTTTTTCCCACGCCCAGAGATTTATAGCAACCCCTTAACCCTTATTAGGCTGATGAGCCATCCCTATTGTAATAAAGCTCTATCACCATCATATTTGTATGTCAGAATGCCGTTAATTGACCTCATCTTTTTAAATGCGTCATCATTTCTATGCCTATCcaacgaggaaacctgtccgtcGGGCAAGACGTCGGGCAAGAAAACTTCATAGAAACAGCTGTTTCTATGAAGTTTTCGTTGAAGTGTTTGGTGATCGTGGAATAAAAGCTATCTCTAGAACCACATGTAGCGCCGACTTGGTGTATTGcagacatcaggaaaattccgattttgtgaaaatttaatgccaGACGCGGCACATCCCCGTTGCCTTTCGGTGGTCGCTGGATGCACCTTCCTTTGGGGCGTTCCATCACTGACCAAAATACCACCAATCTATGAGGGCTCATGTgcttcacgtcgcgcaacacagGCAGATAAGCATTTAATGACTTTATAAGGATGATAAGGCGTGATtaggggttatatgggtctcatcacggttgatagtGGTTCGACgaggatggataaggtgctaaagagcggtAAAGGTTTATAACGGTCGGATCAATTCTGATAATGTTAATGAGAACTGATAACAGTTTACAAGGGTCGAGTCATATTCGATAAAGTTGATAAGGACAGGTAAACGTTGATAACGATCTGATCGCTTGCGTTAAAAGggcactaaaggttactattaagtcaacgtagactgttgaaataccatcccagaaagctcgaaacgcttgtttcttgCGAAgaagacttattttaagagaaaatgcgttctgaagcgtccgcgtacctctagcgcagttgaaatcgccagccctccgatcgaggagtggtgatgtcatggtctcatagtgacgttgagccgtcggtgagtaaaacagcgcccgcagacggcgctacggcttttctgcgcaaaacgcaaacgcgcggccagaaacagagccaagacagagccgacagcagcgcgaaagccgaactatggtggctagcggaagggaaagcgcgcgacgataagctggttctctgttttatgacgccaacttcgacgctcgttgcaatggacgaccctgacaacgacacattggctcgcgatgctgggttcgacttcagcgatttaagcactgatgaacgtgacctgctgctgaggccTCGCGCTGCTAGCGTCCTTGCGTACTACTATGCGACGGCAACTGTacgtcatggctgtacatatttgcACATTTGtcgcttttccttcgtgaaaaacaaatgccgcactcaccactccgtcttcgacctgcagttgttcttgcgcttcggataatgcaggcaagaccgacggaacagcgctacgggaacgcattgctttgaaaggcactccacacgacttcagtaagtcggcgttgaactcgtagtcctctggacgaaagtgcagcgagcacactatgcgattatTCGGCTCATTGCCAACGCGATGTGGCAGAGATACGGCACTTAActacttcgaacggagaggttcactcgttggcacgcagtgataagtaacgttggattcgccgctgcaactgcccttggccaatttccgcggaccgttcgcgatCCCACGACATCAcgtggacgtggcattctcgctgcttgttccaaatgcaagtttcgcgagccagcaggaccaccgcagcacgacgcgataacgaaacaactgaaactccaaagcacgCGCGGCGCAATGTCCAGtacgcagagtcgagcgaaaacgaaacctttcgatcacccatactactcaagggcagcgtcaattttttttttccttagaattgaagtagacaagtagcattttcttccgttttataatctaatgaaatggtctttttaatacgagtagacGAGTACTAATGACATAAATTATGAGgatgagtgccttcgtcatcgggctagtataccggaatgtcgctgggggctaacctcaatttctcggttactaaagctctgttcgcgattatattaacgctttagacgttctagagcattgctttatcactttaactggACTTCATAAGGACACCTTTGTGTTTGATACCACCCGGTAAGGTTTGATAAGTGTCGGATttagtccgataaggttgataacgactgaTGAGGGTTGATAAGCTTTATACTGGtcgaatcaagtttcataacattgacaaTCGCACCGGACTCCATGGCTATGAGCAAGTGGCAGAATGCTACGCATACTTAGAAAACTCCCAGAGGAGCATTCTGCGTgaatctttctctctcccttttcgtCTTTAGTATGCCACCGTTTTTTTCGCTAAACCAACCATTGTGGCTACGGCCATTAACCTTATAAGGTCAACAATATTGTACCGCTCTCCAGTCCGCAATCTGGGAGCCGTCACCGTTTCCGTTGTGCCGCCATCGTCTTCTGTCGTTGTCAGCTTTATTGGTCGTCGTCTCCGTGCCGGCTATATCACTGTTTCTGGTCGCAGACCCGATCCCCCTACAATATTGTTATTTAGTGTTTAAATATAGACGTTTAATCACTCGCTCAAATAGAAACAGAGACACAACAAAGTGCATGAATAAGAAGTCAGTCCCCCTCGACGGTTCATCGCAGATAAGTGCGGTTCCCACCGAGCAGGTCTCCTAGAAGGCGCGCGTCGGCCTCGCCGACCGTCTCGAAGACCGAGTCGTTCTCGATCATGGCGCGTCGGCCACGGTTAGCCTCCGATTGGCTGCGCCGAGCGGGAGGCCTGCGGCCCCCTGGCGCCTCGTCCAGCAGCACACGCGCCAGCACCACCAGGACGACGAAGGCGATGGCCAGCGCCATGACGACGAAGCCGACGAGCACGCGGCGGCCGTCCCGCTTCTGCTCGCGCTGAAGCTGCTGCAGTACCTGCGACACGGCTCGGGTCGTCACTTGTCTTTATTCGCGTTGACCACTGGTCAAGCGTGCACACAAACACGATATACTGCAAAGTTGTGCAGCGGGTGACACTGAAAAGATTTAGGGAATACGGAATTTAACCGTTCGGTATGTTTCAAGGAGATATGGTGTCGATTTCAGTGCGACAGAGGTTAAAGAACTAAAGTGGGAGACGCTAGAGAGTCGACAAAAAACACCCCGTTTTAAACTTTTCCACAGTATCTATCATTGCACAGCTGGTACACAAAGGGAGAGATATGTAATGCGATCCCATCACCCGTCACTACGCGATGACCCCTCGCTAAATGTCCGCGAACCCGCCTGCAAGTCAGATTTGCTCAATATGTCTTACTTTGCATTAACTATTCGTGGTTGTAATAGATTGCCTTCCGATGGCGTGAGTGTTCTGTCTAGTGATGTTTTCTTTGCGCTATTGAAGTGAGTGTGCGTTCTTGCTCTTATTTCGACTACCTTGAAGCCCATGTTAATTGATTCCAACTATTGAACAACGTTCACATCTATTTTCACAGAAATGCTGCTAAAATGAtaattattgttttaattattgtTTTTGCAGCTCATGTTAACATATTCGTGTTGTTGAACTTTGTTTATATGTATCGCGAGAGAAGCGCTGCTGATATCATTATCATCTTTCgaattctgcccccccccccctcctcccgcaCTGGGtaaagcataaataaataaatcagggtTCACAATAAGAATTCATAACTGTCTCCGTCTACTGTTCGCGCTACATATATTTACACCGGATTAATTCGTCCATCTATCCTGCAGAATAATGTCCACGTTTAAATAGAACACCGTACTATGGTCGCTGATAATAGCAATATAATCAACACTCTTCTAatttatcgaaaaaaaaagaaaaaggtcgaCAGGACAAATAAGGCTCACATAAATGCATTTAAAAGTAGTCTGCAAGCCTTCGTGCTCTTATTTAGCTGCAAATGGTAGCCATAGACTAATTGCGTGTTCTTTTAACAGTGGGCCATGGTACACCATTCGTACTGCACTAGGGACGGTCAATCAGGCTCGGTCACTCGGCTGTGAAATTGGTGTGGTACATGTGTGTAACGTCCTCGTGCACCAAGGAACCACGCTTGCGCACATAAGAGAGCCACGCCTGCCTCTCGGTGTGAACAGGTATGAGCAGGATGCAAGCCGCATACCTGTTCCAGCGAGGGACTGACCGCAGTAGATTGCC
It includes:
- the LOC129382245 gene encoding uncharacterized protein, with translation MTSKQAAPVDEDATSGTPQYGSTTGASAGGALRQSTAVSPSLEQVLQQLQREQKRDGRRVLVGFVVMALAIAFVVLVVLARVLLDEAPGGRRPPARRSQSEANRGRRAMIENDSVFETVGEADARLLGDLLGGNRTYLR